The Hymenobacter oligotrophus genome has a window encoding:
- a CDS encoding glycosyltransferase family 2 protein produces MLAPSALLSNAAAAEPPLVTIVALCHNHVRFLAAALNSIAAQTYPHLEIWLVDDASTDGSPEVLRRYAAQHPEWHLLLLPHNVGNCQAFNQALRQSRGAFVIDFATDDVLLPERVARQVTFMQAQGPRCGVAYHDCELIDEQGQHVRYHFRRDAQGRPVHPVPAAGDVFAEVLRRYFISTPTMMFSRPMLADLGGYDEALAYEDFDLWVRASRNWQFGFQDEVLTQKRLHPQSMSRKAYRPADPYVASTIRVCEKALAMCRTPHELAALATRLRWELRQAVRFGNGAAARRLFGLLRQTRQTKPLDYVAGALGLVLK; encoded by the coding sequence GTGCCACAACCACGTGCGCTTTCTGGCCGCTGCCCTCAACTCGATAGCCGCCCAAACCTACCCGCACCTGGAGATATGGCTGGTTGACGACGCCAGCACCGACGGCAGCCCCGAGGTGCTGCGCCGCTACGCCGCCCAACATCCGGAGTGGCACCTGCTGCTCCTGCCGCACAACGTGGGCAATTGCCAGGCTTTTAACCAGGCGCTGCGCCAAAGCCGGGGCGCTTTCGTGATTGATTTTGCCACCGACGACGTGCTGCTGCCCGAGCGCGTGGCCCGGCAGGTGACGTTTATGCAGGCGCAAGGCCCTAGGTGCGGCGTGGCCTACCACGATTGTGAGCTGATCGACGAGCAGGGTCAGCACGTGCGCTACCACTTTCGGCGCGATGCCCAGGGCCGCCCCGTGCACCCCGTGCCCGCCGCCGGCGACGTGTTTGCCGAGGTGCTGCGCCGCTACTTTATCAGCACGCCCACCATGATGTTCAGCCGCCCAATGCTGGCCGACCTAGGCGGCTACGACGAAGCCCTGGCCTACGAGGATTTCGACCTGTGGGTGCGGGCCTCGCGCAACTGGCAGTTCGGGTTTCAGGACGAAGTGCTGACCCAAAAACGCCTGCACCCGCAGTCGATGTCGCGCAAGGCCTACCGCCCCGCCGACCCGTACGTGGCCTCCACCATTCGGGTGTGCGAGAAGGCGTTGGCCATGTGCCGCACCCCCCACGAGCTGGCCGCGCTGGCCACGCGCTTGCGCTGGGAGTTGCGCCAGGCCGTGCGCTTCGGCAACGGCGCCGCGGCCCGCCGGTTGTTCGGCTTGCTGCGCCAAACCCGGCAGACTAAGCCACTCGATTACGTTGCCGGAGCGTTGGGCTTGGTGTTGAAGTAA
- a CDS encoding sigma 54-interacting transcriptional regulator yields the protein MNHEQISTLGQLKAAGYRSRSVREELRDNLIQKLRRRENAFPGIHGYEETVIPDLQRAILSLHHINLLGLRGQAKTRIARQLVELLDEYMPVVEGSELNDDPLQPLSRHARDLVAECGDDTPIAWVHRAERYTEKLATPDVSVADLIGDADPIKAATLKLPYSDERVIHFGLIPRAHRGIFVINELPDLQARIQVALFNILQEGDIQIRGFKVRLPLDIQFVFTANPEDYTNRGSIVTPLKDRIDAQIITHYPKTIEIGKRITRQEARLRPEQQERVVGNEVVLDLVEQVAIEARGSEYVDAKSGVSARLTISAYEQVVAAAERRALINNEDTTRIRVADFLAAVPAITGKVELVYEGEQEGAGIVAEKLMGKALRTQFLQYFPDPEKVKKQKDKPNAYKPVQDWFGAHTVDVLHDASEADYRTALEAVPGLHDLAKQSVPAELFEADPYFWMEFALHGMAEMSLISRNRLTAGTQFKDLFSSMFTMPSFGSDDDDEDEEDFGSRKRRRR from the coding sequence ATGAACCACGAACAAATCAGCACCCTCGGTCAGCTTAAAGCCGCGGGGTATCGGTCGCGCTCCGTGCGCGAGGAATTGCGCGATAATCTCATCCAGAAACTCCGCCGGCGCGAAAACGCTTTCCCCGGCATCCACGGCTACGAGGAAACGGTTATTCCCGACTTGCAGCGCGCCATCCTGAGCCTGCACCACATCAACCTGTTGGGCCTGCGCGGCCAGGCAAAAACCCGCATTGCCCGCCAACTGGTAGAGCTGCTCGACGAGTACATGCCGGTGGTAGAAGGCTCGGAGCTGAACGACGACCCGCTGCAGCCGCTTTCGCGCCACGCCCGCGACCTGGTAGCCGAGTGCGGCGACGACACGCCCATTGCCTGGGTGCACCGCGCCGAGCGTTACACCGAAAAGCTAGCTACGCCCGACGTGTCGGTAGCCGACCTCATCGGCGACGCCGACCCGATTAAAGCCGCTACCCTCAAGCTGCCCTATTCGGATGAGCGCGTGATTCACTTCGGTCTGATACCCAGGGCCCACCGCGGCATATTTGTTATCAACGAGCTGCCCGATTTGCAGGCCCGCATTCAGGTGGCGCTGTTCAACATTTTGCAGGAAGGCGACATCCAGATTCGGGGCTTCAAAGTGCGGTTGCCGCTCGATATTCAGTTCGTTTTCACGGCCAACCCCGAAGACTACACCAACCGCGGCTCCATCGTAACGCCGCTCAAGGACCGCATCGACGCCCAGATTATCACGCACTACCCCAAAACCATCGAAATCGGCAAGCGCATTACCCGTCAGGAAGCCCGCCTGCGGCCCGAGCAGCAGGAGCGCGTGGTCGGCAACGAGGTGGTGCTGGATTTGGTAGAGCAGGTGGCCATCGAGGCCCGCGGCTCGGAGTACGTCGATGCCAAATCGGGCGTGTCGGCGCGCCTCACCATTTCGGCCTACGAGCAAGTGGTAGCGGCTGCCGAGCGCCGCGCCCTCATCAACAACGAAGACACGACGCGGATTCGGGTAGCCGATTTTCTGGCGGCCGTGCCGGCCATTACCGGCAAGGTGGAGCTGGTGTACGAAGGCGAGCAGGAGGGAGCCGGCATTGTGGCCGAAAAGCTGATGGGCAAAGCCCTGCGCACGCAGTTTCTGCAGTACTTCCCCGACCCCGAGAAGGTGAAAAAGCAGAAAGACAAGCCCAACGCGTACAAGCCCGTGCAGGATTGGTTTGGTGCCCACACCGTGGATGTGCTGCACGACGCCTCCGAAGCCGATTACCGCACTGCTCTCGAGGCCGTGCCCGGCCTGCACGACCTGGCCAAGCAAAGCGTACCGGCCGAGCTGTTTGAGGCCGATCCGTATTTCTGGATGGAGTTTGCCTTGCACGGCATGGCCGAGATGAGCCTGATTTCGCGCAACCGCCTCACGGCCGGCACTCAGTTTAAAGATCTGTTTTCCTCCATGTTCACGATGCCGAGCTTTGGCTCCGATGACGATGACGAGGACGAAGAGGACTTTGGCTCGCGCAAGCGCCGCCGGCGCTAG
- a CDS encoding TlpA family protein disulfide reductase, whose amino-acid sequence MASVPPPTRAILAGRLLNVRAGDSVRVIYHRTEALSRRAIARTRVDSAGRFRLVLDGLTAATDGQYAGPAGFITVFLSPGDSVFLTANKPHFWQTLHFSGRGSAANNYLVQAHRRFDTNWDSLPEKLYGSSRPTEFQMLVEARHRQQLALLAAYPSLPTAFVQSRRLVLDFQRAVSLLRYVSRLKQTTNQEPVLPRNFWDVLASLPLAELNLRHGNLALLQATADLFEVYPSARLLPPGGVLANAAGLGEQLQAQATADFGNTPARDQIMGVMLSSQLYRFPETSRAAVRAVLPAFWAHNQDSAAARQVRRAWLTMAPLQRGSPAPLFSLLDAAGKPVALHDFRGKVVYLDFWYSSCAPCVAEAPASAQLKRHFAGRDVIFLYVSVDKRPEDWRKALTRHALMGPTSVHLLDPSGSGVAARYGVSSYPSYWIIGRDGHIWKSVAPRPSSGENIIEALEQALTNSLPVK is encoded by the coding sequence ATGGCCTCAGTTCCGCCGCCCACGCGCGCTATCTTGGCCGGGCGCTTGCTCAACGTACGCGCTGGCGATTCCGTCCGGGTAATCTACCACCGCACGGAAGCCTTGAGCCGGCGCGCTATAGCTCGTACTCGTGTAGACTCGGCCGGCCGGTTCAGGCTTGTGCTCGATGGGCTTACGGCAGCCACCGACGGGCAGTACGCCGGCCCGGCGGGCTTTATCACGGTCTTTCTCAGCCCCGGCGACTCGGTTTTTCTAACAGCAAACAAACCGCACTTTTGGCAAACCTTGCATTTTTCGGGGCGCGGTAGCGCGGCCAACAACTACTTGGTGCAGGCACATCGGCGCTTCGATACCAATTGGGACTCCTTGCCCGAGAAGCTGTACGGTAGCTCACGCCCAACCGAGTTTCAGATGCTTGTTGAGGCCCGGCACCGGCAACAATTAGCTTTGCTAGCTGCCTATCCGAGCTTACCTACGGCTTTTGTGCAGTCGCGGCGGTTGGTGCTCGACTTTCAGCGCGCCGTTTCTCTGTTGCGGTACGTCAGTCGGTTAAAGCAAACCACCAACCAAGAACCGGTACTGCCCCGCAACTTTTGGGATGTCCTGGCTTCGCTGCCGTTGGCCGAGCTAAACCTCCGGCACGGAAACCTGGCACTGCTGCAAGCTACGGCCGACCTGTTTGAAGTGTATCCGAGTGCGCGGTTGCTGCCTCCCGGTGGCGTGTTGGCCAACGCGGCGGGCCTAGGCGAGCAATTGCAAGCCCAGGCGACTGCTGACTTTGGCAATACTCCGGCGCGCGACCAAATCATGGGCGTCATGTTAAGTAGCCAACTGTACCGTTTCCCCGAAACCAGCCGGGCGGCAGTGCGGGCAGTACTGCCAGCCTTTTGGGCACACAACCAAGACTCCGCGGCCGCACGGCAAGTGCGCCGGGCTTGGCTCACAATGGCACCCCTGCAACGGGGCAGCCCGGCCCCGTTGTTCAGCTTGCTCGATGCCGCCGGTAAGCCAGTCGCCCTGCACGACTTCCGCGGCAAAGTGGTGTACCTTGATTTTTGGTACAGCAGTTGCGCGCCATGCGTGGCTGAGGCGCCTGCGTCGGCGCAGCTCAAACGGCATTTTGCCGGCCGAGACGTGATTTTCCTATACGTCTCCGTCGATAAGCGCCCCGAGGATTGGCGAAAGGCGTTGACGCGTCACGCGCTTATGGGACCAACCAGCGTGCACCTACTCGACCCAAGCGGTTCCGGCGTGGCTGCCCGCTACGGAGTTAGCAGCTACCCAAGCTACTGGATTATTGGCCGCGACGGGCACATTTGGAAAAGCGTTGCCCCGCGCCCATCGTCCGGGGAGAATATTATCGAGGCATTGGAGCAGGCTTTGACCAACAGCCTGCCTGTTAAATAG
- a CDS encoding c-type cytochrome produces MKKVLKFIGLGLAAVFFVAICAAAYVQVRGIPSYDKPQVAAQHIAVTPVRLAQGQKIVSAMCADCHLDRSTGALSGKLMNDLPPEFGRLYSANITQDKANGIGTWTDEEIVGLLRTGIGRDGRFRIVMPNFVHMSDEDVASVVAFLRSNDRLVAANATPTHAQEPSFLAKTLVHTVMKPTPMPTSAVVAPPATDAVAYGRYLVLGRYKCYDCHSKDFKTNNALEPEKSEGYLGGGTHMLTPEGTDIVTRNITADPETGIGDWTEAQFVEAVRFGQSPNGPLKLPMPKFTLMDETEAKAIYAYLRTLPVIKNATPEDGGGAVAAR; encoded by the coding sequence ATGAAAAAAGTCCTCAAATTCATCGGCCTAGGCCTGGCAGCGGTATTCTTCGTGGCCATATGTGCCGCTGCCTACGTGCAGGTGCGCGGTATTCCGAGCTACGATAAGCCCCAAGTGGCCGCCCAACACATTGCCGTTACGCCGGTGCGCCTGGCGCAGGGCCAGAAAATCGTAAGCGCCATGTGCGCCGACTGCCACCTCGACCGCAGCACCGGTGCGTTGTCGGGCAAGCTGATGAACGACTTGCCGCCCGAATTCGGCCGCTTGTACTCGGCCAACATCACCCAAGACAAAGCCAACGGCATCGGCACCTGGACCGACGAAGAAATTGTGGGCCTGCTGCGCACCGGTATTGGCCGCGACGGGCGCTTCCGCATCGTAATGCCCAATTTCGTGCACATGTCCGACGAGGACGTGGCCAGCGTGGTGGCTTTTTTGCGCTCAAATGACCGCTTGGTAGCCGCCAACGCCACGCCCACCCACGCGCAGGAGCCGTCCTTCCTGGCCAAGACACTGGTACACACCGTGATGAAACCCACGCCCATGCCCACCAGTGCGGTGGTGGCCCCACCCGCTACCGATGCCGTGGCCTACGGCCGTTACCTCGTACTGGGGCGCTACAAGTGCTACGACTGCCACAGCAAGGACTTCAAGACCAACAACGCCCTCGAGCCCGAAAAGTCGGAAGGCTACCTAGGCGGCGGCACGCACATGCTGACGCCCGAGGGCACCGACATCGTGACGCGCAACATCACCGCCGACCCCGAAACCGGCATCGGCGACTGGACGGAGGCGCAGTTTGTGGAAGCCGTGCGCTTTGGCCAATCGCCCAACGGGCCCCTCAAGCTGCCCATGCCCAAATTTACGCTCATGGATGAGACGGAGGCCAAGGCCATTTATGCCTACCTCCGCACCCTTCCTGTAATCAAAAACGCCACGCCCGAAGACGGCGGCGGTGCCGTGGCTGCGCGTTAG
- a CDS encoding ArnT family glycosyltransferase, with translation MNAIARLRAWLPTLTLGFVVLFTVAYFILSHEGLYALDDYFYSRYAHQLLHGRFQLGPDPQGLLHDPLHERWLIFGPVALCYALFGVNIWSTTLWPLLATLLCSVLIWARYRRLQPVVACGAMLLLGLHYFALNLSNYLYPDNINMLACFAAALALLVGRQRGQRAVRWGAGFALLNFAALLCKETIVYYAPFYLGLLGLDALRRQHGRFWLAAFATGAAVLVGYLAFYQLQTNDALYRVHLIENTNEFLKEGNYLLGNRAALWARLTLGPVQFLVGTGLGLAVLLAAGAAFRPAEAGPASAPDDRRFWLGLAFSTLAFYWFGSTSVTQYNPITLLPRMATPLLPPLCLAAGYGLADVLRTGRRTLLYAALLLACAAYDRGSAAILYAGWAVLMGALWLAPRLRRLKPNSPAYVALGLLGLALVLALRPAHFMRKPSVSGHFPQHRIIRQHLGGPQPGVVFVDDYLTGNYDFYYGYEVPAGLQFRRYWARDSVQLRPPQQAWLLLNRATLSNPELTRKLLRYSPDSVLSWYPHRQLVAQDGPVELYQIRQLR, from the coding sequence GTGAATGCAATTGCCCGCCTGCGCGCTTGGCTGCCCACCCTTACACTGGGGTTTGTGGTGCTGTTTACGGTCGCGTACTTCATCCTCAGCCACGAAGGCCTGTACGCCCTCGACGACTACTTCTACTCCCGCTACGCCCACCAGTTGCTGCACGGCCGCTTCCAACTAGGGCCCGACCCGCAAGGCCTGCTGCACGACCCGCTGCACGAGCGTTGGCTGATTTTCGGGCCGGTGGCGCTGTGCTATGCTTTGTTTGGCGTGAACATCTGGAGCACCACGCTGTGGCCGCTGCTGGCTACTCTGCTGTGCTCGGTGCTGATATGGGCCCGCTACCGCCGCCTGCAACCCGTGGTGGCCTGCGGGGCCATGCTGCTGCTGGGCCTGCACTACTTCGCGCTCAACCTCAGCAACTACCTCTACCCCGACAACATCAACATGCTGGCCTGCTTTGCCGCGGCGCTGGCGTTGCTGGTGGGCCGGCAGCGCGGGCAGCGCGCGGTGCGGTGGGGCGCGGGCTTTGCCCTGCTCAACTTCGCGGCGCTGCTCTGCAAAGAAACCATCGTGTACTACGCGCCTTTTTACCTCGGCCTGTTGGGGCTCGATGCGCTGCGGCGGCAGCACGGGCGGTTTTGGCTGGCGGCGTTTGCCACGGGCGCGGCAGTGTTGGTTGGCTACTTGGCCTTTTACCAGCTGCAAACCAACGACGCCTTGTACCGGGTGCACCTCATCGAAAACACCAACGAGTTTCTGAAGGAAGGCAACTACCTGCTGGGCAACCGCGCCGCGCTCTGGGCCCGGCTTACCCTAGGTCCGGTGCAGTTTTTGGTGGGCACGGGGCTGGGGCTGGCGGTGCTGCTGGCCGCGGGCGCTGCCTTCCGGCCCGCCGAGGCCGGGCCTGCCTCCGCTCCCGACGACCGGCGTTTTTGGCTGGGGCTGGCCTTCAGCACTTTGGCGTTTTATTGGTTTGGCAGCACCTCCGTAACGCAGTACAACCCCATTACGCTGCTGCCGCGCATGGCTACGCCGCTGCTGCCGCCGCTGTGCCTGGCCGCTGGCTACGGCCTGGCCGATGTGCTGCGTACCGGCCGCCGCACGCTGCTCTACGCCGCGTTGCTGCTGGCCTGTGCCGCCTACGACCGCGGCAGCGCCGCCATTCTGTACGCGGGATGGGCCGTGCTGATGGGCGCCTTATGGCTGGCGCCGCGCCTGCGCCGCCTGAAGCCCAACAGCCCTGCCTACGTGGCCCTAGGTCTGCTGGGCCTGGCCCTGGTGCTGGCCCTGCGCCCGGCGCACTTCATGCGCAAGCCCAGCGTGTCGGGGCACTTTCCGCAGCACCGCATCATCCGCCAACACCTCGGCGGGCCGCAGCCGGGCGTGGTGTTCGTGGATGATTACCTCACCGGCAACTACGATTTTTATTACGGCTACGAGGTGCCGGCCGGGCTGCAGTTTCGCCGCTACTGGGCCCGCGACTCGGTGCAGCTACGGCCGCCGCAACAAGCCTGGCTGCTGCTCAACCGGGCTACGCTCAGCAACCCCGAGCTCACGCGCAAGCTGCTCCGGTACTCGCCCGACAGCGTACTAAGCTGGTACCCCCACCGGCAACTGGTAGCGCAGGATGGCCCGGTGGAGCTGTACCAAATTCGGCAGCTTCGGTAG
- a CDS encoding DUF427 domain-containing protein has product MKAIWNNTVLAESDDTVVVENNHYFPAESLNREYFEDSIAQTTCPWKGRASYYSVRANGELNKDAAWYYPDPKPAAENIRNRVAFWKGVQVVR; this is encoded by the coding sequence ATGAAAGCAATCTGGAACAACACGGTATTGGCCGAAAGCGATGATACCGTGGTAGTTGAAAACAACCACTACTTTCCGGCCGAGTCGCTGAACCGAGAATATTTCGAAGACAGCATCGCCCAAACCACCTGCCCCTGGAAGGGCCGGGCTAGCTACTACTCGGTGCGCGCCAACGGCGAGCTGAACAAGGACGCTGCCTGGTATTACCCCGATCCGAAACCCGCCGCCGAAAATATCCGTAATCGCGTGGCATTCTGGAAGGGCGTGCAAGTGGTTCGGTAG
- a CDS encoding peroxiredoxin family protein produces MKTVLLLLGALGWSIATPNGQPAYVLATEASVLAAGGSVETNWQTATALRVGSLAPDFRLQDLMGKAVAMQELRGKVVYLDFWFAGCKPCVAEAAPAAELRRKFAGQDVVFVYISTDIVVDDWVRAVRQHALDGPSTIHLLDPQGIRAARRYGVQGFPTYLIIGRDGRIRHLDAPRPSDGAQTISLLKQSLAAKR; encoded by the coding sequence ATGAAAACTGTCTTGCTCCTGCTCGGTGCCCTAGGTTGGAGTATTGCTACGCCCAATGGCCAGCCTGCCTATGTGCTGGCCACCGAGGCCAGCGTGCTTGCGGCGGGTGGGAGCGTGGAGACCAATTGGCAAACGGCTACGGCGTTGCGGGTAGGCAGCTTGGCGCCCGACTTTCGTTTGCAGGACTTGATGGGTAAAGCCGTTGCCATGCAAGAGTTGCGGGGCAAGGTGGTGTACCTCGACTTCTGGTTTGCGGGTTGCAAGCCGTGCGTAGCCGAGGCTGCCCCCGCCGCAGAGCTCCGGCGCAAGTTTGCAGGCCAAGATGTGGTGTTCGTGTACATCTCCACCGACATTGTAGTGGATGATTGGGTCCGCGCCGTGCGGCAACACGCGCTGGATGGCCCTTCTACCATCCATTTGCTCGATCCGCAGGGAATACGAGCAGCCCGCCGCTACGGTGTGCAGGGTTTTCCGACGTACTTGATAATCGGGCGCGACGGGCGCATTCGGCACCTTGATGCACCGCGGCCCTCCGACGGAGCCCAAACCATAAGCTTGCTCAAGCAGTCTTTGGCAGCTAAGCGTTAG
- a CDS encoding vWA domain-containing protein: MAVGFRFRDFVPEESSEKGFDTLFKLFMQLVTITSGDVAEALSWLNELDKQYGLTDDEYGMGDFIEDLKKKGYIDENEQQLGELKITAKSEQLIRKSALEEIFGKLKRGNQGNHRTPHAGQGDELTTDLRDYQFGDTIEQIEMTESLRNAQLNHGLEGNFLLTEGDLEVRDTEHKTQTSTVLMIDISHSMILYGEDRITPAKKVAMALAELVKQKYPKDFLDIIVFGNDAWQIEVKDLPYLQVGPYHTNTVAGLELAMDLLRKRKTANKQIFMITDGKPTCLKEPGGYYKNSFGLDRKVVNKTLNLAAAARRLKIPITTFMIASDPYLQQFVREFTETNQGKAYYSSLKGLGGLIFEDYKRNRRKSL, encoded by the coding sequence ATGGCAGTTGGCTTCCGCTTCCGCGATTTTGTGCCCGAAGAATCCTCTGAAAAAGGCTTCGACACGTTATTCAAGTTGTTTATGCAGTTGGTTACCATCACGTCGGGCGACGTGGCGGAGGCGCTTTCCTGGCTCAACGAGCTCGATAAGCAGTACGGCCTTACCGACGACGAGTACGGCATGGGCGACTTCATTGAGGACCTGAAGAAAAAAGGCTACATCGACGAAAACGAGCAGCAACTCGGCGAGCTTAAAATCACGGCCAAATCGGAGCAGCTCATTCGTAAATCTGCCCTCGAAGAAATTTTCGGCAAGCTGAAGCGCGGCAACCAGGGCAACCACCGCACCCCGCACGCCGGCCAGGGCGACGAGCTAACTACCGACCTGCGCGACTACCAGTTCGGCGACACCATCGAGCAAATCGAGATGACCGAGAGCCTCCGCAACGCCCAGCTCAACCACGGCCTCGAGGGTAACTTTTTGCTGACCGAGGGCGACCTGGAAGTACGCGACACCGAGCACAAAACGCAAACGAGCACGGTGCTGATGATCGACATTTCGCACTCGATGATTTTGTACGGCGAAGACCGCATCACGCCGGCCAAAAAAGTGGCCATGGCCCTGGCCGAGCTCGTGAAGCAAAAATACCCCAAGGACTTTCTCGACATCATCGTGTTCGGCAACGATGCCTGGCAGATTGAGGTGAAGGATTTGCCCTACCTGCAAGTGGGGCCCTACCACACCAACACCGTGGCAGGGCTGGAGCTGGCTATGGATTTGCTGCGCAAGCGCAAAACGGCTAATAAGCAAATCTTTATGATTACCGACGGCAAGCCTACTTGCCTGAAAGAGCCCGGCGGCTACTACAAAAACTCCTTCGGCCTCGACCGCAAGGTGGTTAACAAAACCCTGAACCTGGCCGCCGCCGCCCGCCGCCTCAAAATCCCCATCACCACCTTCATGATTGCCTCCGATCCGTACCTGCAGCAGTTTGTGCGCGAGTTCACCGAGACTAACCAAGGCAAAGCGTATTACAGCTCGCTGAAAGGCCTGGGCGGGCTCATTTTCGAAGATTACAAGCGCAACCGTCGCAAGAGCCTTTAG
- a CDS encoding acyl-ACP desaturase, whose amino-acid sequence MIASMTSRGEVLQHLEVFLRENIGTFLKKVEDSWQPSDFLPDSRLDNFFDEVKALRERAKELSYDLLAVLVGDTITEEALPNYEAWFHSLDNLNRDPNNGWAQWIRGWTAEENRHGDLLNRYLYLSGRVNMREFEISTQYLIADGFDLGTAHDPYRAFVYTSYQEAATNLSHRRVGTLARKAGDSALSKLCGMIAGDEVRHARVYQTFVEKIFEVDPSEMMLAFEDMMRKKIVMPAHYMRELGVEMGKTFGHFTDAAQRLGVYTSQDYTDILEGLINTWKIDQITGLNGQAEKARDYIMALPARLRRVSERMPVPKLEYKFKWIE is encoded by the coding sequence ATGATTGCCTCCATGACATCGCGCGGCGAAGTACTTCAGCACCTCGAGGTATTTCTGCGTGAGAACATTGGTACTTTCCTCAAGAAAGTTGAAGACAGCTGGCAGCCCTCTGACTTCCTGCCCGATTCGCGCCTCGACAACTTTTTCGACGAAGTAAAGGCCCTGCGCGAGCGGGCCAAGGAGCTGAGCTACGACCTGTTGGCCGTACTTGTCGGCGACACCATCACCGAAGAAGCGTTGCCCAACTACGAGGCGTGGTTTCATTCACTCGATAACCTCAACCGCGACCCCAACAACGGCTGGGCGCAGTGGATCCGGGGCTGGACGGCCGAAGAAAACCGCCACGGCGACCTGCTCAACCGCTACCTGTACCTGAGCGGCCGCGTGAACATGCGCGAGTTCGAAATCAGCACCCAGTACCTGATTGCCGACGGCTTCGACCTCGGCACCGCCCACGACCCGTACCGCGCTTTCGTGTACACCTCGTACCAGGAGGCCGCTACCAACCTCTCGCACCGCCGCGTGGGCACACTGGCCCGCAAGGCCGGCGACTCGGCCCTCTCGAAGCTGTGCGGCATGATTGCCGGCGACGAAGTGCGCCACGCCCGCGTGTACCAAACGTTCGTGGAGAAAATCTTCGAAGTAGACCCATCGGAAATGATGCTGGCCTTCGAGGACATGATGCGCAAGAAGATTGTGATGCCCGCGCACTACATGCGCGAACTGGGTGTGGAAATGGGCAAAACCTTTGGCCACTTCACCGACGCTGCTCAGCGCCTGGGCGTGTACACCAGCCAGGACTATACCGACATCCTGGAAGGGCTGATCAACACTTGGAAAATCGACCAGATTACTGGCCTCAACGGCCAGGCCGAAAAAGCCCGCGACTACATTATGGCCCTGCCGGCTCGCTTGCGCCGCGTATCCGAACGTATGCCGGTGCCCAAGCTCGAGTACAAATTCAAGTGGATTGAGTAA